In Melitaea cinxia chromosome 21, ilMelCinx1.1, whole genome shotgun sequence, the sequence ccacatgAACGGACATCCAAAGCGAAaccaaatatttaaacaaatacatatatccaGCCCAAGCGGGAATCAAATCCGCAAACCATCCGTGTTTTGATGCTAACTCGCACcgctacaccagagtggttgttcatcattccagcctattgcagtccactgctggacataggcctctacaagttcgcgccaaaaatgcgcgaactcatgtgttttgcccatagtcaccatgctgagCATGtgggttgttgaccgcaggactggctttctCGCatcgaagacactgctgcctgtcttcggcctgtgtatttgaaagccagcagttggatagttatcccgccattacACAAGGCGACGAAACGGCTCAACGAAAAATGCAAAAAGAGGGTAGACCTAACAATGCGGTCAATCCGCAAAATTACGTCAAACTCGTTGATCGCGATTGTCACTGGACTTGACGTCAAGTCCAATAACAATCGCGTTAGTCCCATAGAGTCGAAAGTGTTCATAGTGACTGTCAAAGTTGAAgaacttacaaaaatataaatacgtattaaAATATCAGACAAATGTAaaatgtagtgacaaaaattgagaaatgtatgctcagatggtttggtcatgtcgagaaaatgagtgaagaacgattgacgaaaaaagtgtataaggcgagtgtggatggaagggttggaaggggtagaactaggcggacgttccgagaccaaataagggacgtcttgaaaaaaggccaggtaaagagtaccctaaaccgaagagcatgtatgaagggaataatgaaagtggacgaagcgaaagaagtatgtaaggatcgtagcaagtggaaagaagtggtctctgcctatccctacgggaaagaggcgtgattatatgtatgtatgtacaatataatattaaaatttcacataatatattaaagtatacaGTTGATTCTtacgaaaaaatatttctaagacAAAGTCCAGCGATCGCGCCAGTGCACAACGCTCACCCTTAATGTCCTCCAGCACTGGCTCGGGCAGCCGCAGCTCGGCGCCGTTGTCGCGGTCCAGCAGCCGCGCCAGCTCGCCGTGCAGCGCGCGCGCGCCCAGCGGCTGCGACTGCATCGCCTGCAGCACTGGGCAGCCGTGCACCACTGCGGGCAGCGCTATGTCTTATTTGTTtcctagcgacccgccccggcttcgcacgcgtgcaatgctgatactaaatatactacaaaatgtctttatttatagtttgaAGCTAGCTTATGGCATGGTTtttcattcaaatatgcgtcgttagattacacgttgttacggAATGCGTCGAGGAAATAAacgttcactgctcgttcccggtaggtgataacgtgataatatgtagcctatatgttgacccgacttcttaataatattcgtgccaaatttgaagtaaatccatgcagtactttttgagtttatcccggacctACATACagagaaacagacagacaaaaattctaaaaactatatttttggcttcggtatcgattgtagatcacaccccaagtattctttaaaaaaatattcaatgtacagttttgagtttcctaccattttattatatgtatagataaaaaagaatcatcaaaactTAGTAAAAACAACTATGTGGTAACATATAAAGAAAGTAGACTAAAAAATAGCAcaggtaacaaaaaatatattcaaaatacagtagaattgaaAAGCTTATTTTAAATTCGATTAAAAGGAAGTTTGCACGCGGCTAGGCCTCACCCGCCACCACCTCCGCATCCCGCGCGCCCAGCGCCACGACGAGCACGACGGGCGCGCCCAGCGTCAGCGCGCACAGCCGCGCGCTGTCCGCCCACATCACCCCCGACACCTGCCCCAGACGGTACTGCCTTATATCCATCATCATAtcactaattttaaaatatgacatagaaaattttttttgacgttCGTTATGTGTAACCTCACCATAACACTTAAATTATACTATATAGGTAAGTGTTGGTATACAAATAtgtgattttacttttatcaaaCAATTACTAGATATTTCCAAATTGCATTGATTtagaaatagtaaataaattattcttcttctcACTTCTTTAAGAAGCTACATTATGATGATTTACTGACGAAACTGTTTTACTATATagttataaacttttatttagcTCAAATCAATATGTAGACTACATCTTACCTAAATTTGTAGTCAGTTTTGCAATTTACGAAACAAACCTTAATTTACGCTtatgatacaaaataaaaagttgaCATACATTGTAAGAGCACAGATTCCCAAACTTTTTCAGAACTATACCCAACTTGCAAGATGTATAAGGTGTTGGATTCTTACATGCGTTACTTCAAACGGTAACAACAACGGTTCTGTAAGTGTAATAGATCAAGTTCCACGTATAAAAAATCCTAGcatattttttagatttgaCTTTTGAGAGCACGTAAGCACTATATTCCATTGAGTTGGTAGGTTACTATTAACTACAGTATGTTCTTGCAAAAgcaatttgtaaaatatgacCACTTAAGTATTGGTCAAAAGCCTCAATGAATAAgttaaatagttaaatttttgtttaaagttcATACCTCATAATGCAGGAAGAGTACTTTAGCGAGAGTCTCCCTGAACAACGTCGGTGTGAGTAAGGACTCCACCACTACGACTTTTCTCTCCTTTGGGTTTACCAGTACATGTCTGAAATAGTATTTTCATTTTGTGTGTTATGTAGTTTAaagatgaaatatatatatgaaataatattaaatttaccaatgctacaatattgttaaaggtaaacaaaataattaaaatgtgttttatttttccattttatTAATTCATGTGCTacaattgtaattgtatttgattgtaaattatataaaattagattaaataattaattaattaataagtattatttcatttcaaataaaGCAATAACTTTAATGCAatcaattgaaataattataaatacaaaaatttgtaatagttaaatatttaatactcttTTTAACAAGTAATAAAAGTTCTAGATTGTCACATAAGCTATATTATGTGGGTTAAGCCGAGtaacacaaaatattaaacacCTGAAGTACAACAAATGCAGCATGTGAACCAGGTTATCGTATAGTTCTTCTTCATTCTTGTAGTCGTGCACTCTCTTGTACCTTCTCTCAGACGGGCACCAGTACTCCGATGGAATGATACAGCGTGGAGCAGCCTCGCCCGTGAATCCAAacctgaataaataaatatatataaatgtattaaatgtagGAAATTAACAAAGTTATGAGcagctaaaaaaataaataaacataagatGTGAGTTACCCCAactttacgtaaataaaaatgaatttattaaatctTGGGTTTGATGGCTTTAAGTTGTGCCATACCTAAATCATTCTTGTATGAATTAAGCACCTGGCATGAAATAATTGCTTACTTGGTGTAGTCAGTTCCTAGATCTAAGACTACCGCCTGCTTTTCCTGAATTAGGGCGATTCCTTCGTATAatgtcattttatatttataaactataataCATATCTATGAGTTTTCACTTATATTGTGATTTAAAACTTCTAATTATTTTCTCAACTACAGTATAGTGTTActgatagaaataaatataattttaatttcatagtttcactatattttattttaaagatatctttttatattttgttagacTTGTCAAAGTCAATGCAATGATGTCATAAAATTGTGAAGCGTAAACCTTGCGTAAACCGTAAACAGTCCAATTCAATAACAATAAGGTAATGTTGCAAGTTACAATGCTTAAAATCTAGGTTGAGTATTATAAAAATCCTTGTACCGCCATACATTGTTTTTAAGGGTATAAAAGTAGCCCACTACCTACTCTCAAACCTCCAAATATACACAaccattttatgaaaatcggtgAAGTCGTTactgagatttttatatatattagagaggcttaagcaataaataaaatgtggttataaataaaatttatttgtatcttatGTTATTCTGTAATTATACAACCTGATTTctttcttacatttttttttcaatcttatAACAAAGAtacaaattaagaaattaaGTATTTGGTacacaaatttcattaaaaaaatcaaatgattgcatttgtcaaaatttttagttatttgtaaaattaatattcatttcttcattatatatttactgaTATTTATAACACTTCTTGGCCTTtaaatgtataagagaaataaGACTTCAaaggtattatttaaaaatatgtttgttattttggaatgtacaaatttatttagtaGATGATAATTTAGAATTGTGagttactattataaatttaatataactttaCAGTGATCAGTTTGCTCAGAATGAAATTATCACAAAAAGCTTTTCAACTAGCACATTCTCAAAAACTGGATACTTTGGACATAAAGAAAATAGCGGTTAAAAGTAATATACAAACAAACCCTCCGCAAAAGACCAGCTTTCCACGTGTAGCTACCAAATACTCTAAGCGACATTGCTGCATAGGATGCATGGCGAAACTtgttgattcttttttaaataattattcctAAAGGTTacaacaataaatttttgttaaaaatataagatttattaaaatattaatgtgtcTTTTTGGTCGAATTATCCTCTAGTTTCGGTTATAGATATTAGagcttaaaaaaaatccatacaatcaaagtaaaatataaaaacataattatttcagttcatttttatttatcggTAATAATTCTAATAGTTACTGGTAGTTAATCAGAGTATCTACTTTATGTAAAATTGGGATGaaattctacaaaaaaaattattacaaatttgacTTTCAAGCTGTAACTCGTAACAAAATAAAGGATTCACAAAGCTTGTGATATTGTTTGACCGGgcaaacatatttttacatagcatattatattttatttagactcGTTTCCTATCCGAAAGTTTTCACAATTCGTTCggcttacaatatatttatatttcagataTCTCGTTGTTTTTGTTACTGTTACGGCGCATCTTAACATCCGTAATACCTATAAAACAACAATAGTTTTTCTAGCTTTAATCATGGACGTAGTGCACGGTgatgcagtccacagctggacataggcattcTCAAGTTCATGCCAGACAtccggtttttcgcaatcctcatccaacctacACCGGCAATATAACGTAGCCGTAGCCGGAAATAGTGGGGCTGCTGGGAACTGAGGGCTGAAATTTCTGCCGCGAACTTTTGagggttttgcccatagtcattaAGCTGAGCAGGCGGGCTAGAGATCGCAGGGCtagctttatcgcaccgaagaccctGTTGAACATCTCTggtttgtgtatttaaaaagtcagctgtaggatggttatcccgccatcggtcggctctaataattccaaggtggtagtggaactttgatATTCCTTAGTCTTatgacacctacgggaagatggggggggggggggctaaattctatataaatatcatGTGATATGAATGAATCAGAGCCATCTGTGATTATTTGCAAGAACCAAATACACTTACCGAATTTATAATCGTTATATTATGGTCGATCATTAGTTCCTAAACAAGCTACGAGAGGTCGCTAAATAGTTTAAAAGGAGTGCGTGGAGGCGTGCAATTTAggattttctaaatatattatttgtttttgaccCACCATTACAAAATTCTGGGTACgcctgtaatttttatttgatatcatGAATCACAATGTACTTATTGCTGATGTTAGATTAAAAAATTGTGCTTATTGCttattacagattaaaaaattgcggtacgtagcgtttgcggcggttccggccggcttttactctaaagttaacgcgtacGGGCCACGGGCAgcaatgaataaatcaaaactactggattgattttaatcatttcttcagtgaatgacatagattataattatattttatacctgtgcgaagccggagcgggtcgctagtagttAAATAACTCTCAGGCCAAAGAAatcaaaaagaataatataaatctgtaaattattctttttaattactttCGTACTTTTCCGTCGCCATTACTTAGATATCTTTTCTggtaaaatgatataataaattcgaatgtatttcaaattaaaagcaTAGAAATATTCACCACTATATCATATACTGAAACCTGCGAAATACACTGCATCTTATTGTTATATACATGCTAGTCGATGGTAAAATATTGTCTACAGTTTATAGTTTGTGGTATGACATTAATCTAGAGACTTCGGTAGAACTACAGAGGGAGCACTCACTGTCTGATTAAGCTTGTAAtgtaagtttaataaaattaataaatctctTGAAGACACTAAggatgtttaattaataaacatataacacTTATGGTATAAGTTTTGTTTCCGATTGGTTCAGTTCAAAAAAAAACTGCTctacatttattactataaataagaTAGCAGACAGATAAGATTATCTATCTCAATAATATTGTGACACATGTACTAGAGTGGCTTGTTTAATACTATAGAATTTActagacccccccccccccgccccgcaaacgttgttttgtcatatatcgCACCTTTAGAATTGAAGTGGCTTAATCCAAAATTCTTGTTTTTTGGTAAACgccaaaaatgtaactgaagaattgactattttttagttttttgattATAATACTTTAAGTTAAATGGTTTATGTCACAATTTTAGTCATTAACCGTAGactaggaattattttaatgattgtatACTAAACCTATAGGTATAACTAATtagaacattaattaattaattattgaaaaaaagaagttACTTATTTTccgaaaaacaatttaataatattggcTTATTTGACTTTGt encodes:
- the LOC123663873 gene encoding actin-related protein 10, encoding MTLYEGIALIQEKQAVVLDLGTDYTKFGFTGEAAPRCIIPSEYWCPSERRYKRVHDYKNEEELYDNLVHMLHLLYFRHVLVNPKERKVVVVESLLTPTLFRETLAKVLFLHYEVSGVMWADSARLCALTLGAPVVLVVALGARDAEVVAVVHGCPVLQAMQSQPLGARALHGELARLLDRDNGAELRLPEPVLEDIKARACFVPSRQRVLALEEGAAPARSTQYTLAERSLLISGAARELSAEPLFARDNELASLPDIILQCISQSPIDARRELAENILVTGGGAALPGLKARLAQELRHLVTLPPYSERLHVRSFKFHSAPAHESCAAWLGGALLGAADGGARALPRDVFARARRLADWPSLLHCTPRHHPHWAELAD